Proteins encoded in a region of the Saccharothrix ecbatanensis genome:
- a CDS encoding sugar ABC transporter substrate-binding protein: MRTTKFLRIAAVAAATSILAAMTACSSSGGDDSSYTLWDPYPQFDNNSDWAKRISKCADAAGVTLKRTGYDSQTLTNQALLSAQEGSLPDVILYDNPGVSTLASTGALVTMEEVGLDTGDVDKNLLAPGVVDGKTYGIPVGANTLALYYNKEILDKAGVDPARITDWASLTKALEAVKAAGHKGITFAGFASEEGTFQFEPFFWGAGANLSRLDSPEAVEALSLWKDWLDRGLAPSSVISNSQTTSWDEFSTGEVGFSVNGTWQAISGTEQGFETGFTTIPAKDGGVAPSPTGGEFMLMPVKSDTARYGASKKIVECMSTPEGQVETAITHSYYIPATKAAQEALLEKHPELKVWVEAVRSARGRTSELGADYPKVSEQVWTAVQNALSGAMTPEEALRDAQKAAQDAIGTN, encoded by the coding sequence ATGAGAACAACGAAGTTCCTCCGCATCGCCGCGGTCGCCGCGGCGACCTCGATCCTCGCCGCGATGACCGCCTGCTCATCCTCCGGCGGCGACGATTCCTCCTACACGCTGTGGGACCCGTACCCGCAGTTCGACAACAACTCGGACTGGGCCAAGCGGATCAGCAAGTGTGCCGATGCGGCCGGGGTGACCCTCAAGCGCACGGGCTACGACTCCCAGACGCTCACCAACCAGGCCCTCCTCAGCGCGCAGGAGGGTTCCCTGCCTGACGTCATCCTGTACGACAACCCCGGTGTGTCGACCCTCGCGTCCACGGGGGCCCTGGTCACGATGGAGGAGGTCGGGCTCGACACCGGCGATGTCGACAAGAACCTCCTGGCACCGGGAGTGGTCGACGGCAAGACGTACGGCATTCCCGTCGGTGCGAACACCCTCGCCCTCTACTACAACAAGGAGATCCTCGACAAGGCGGGTGTGGACCCGGCGCGCATCACCGACTGGGCCTCACTTACCAAAGCCTTGGAAGCGGTCAAGGCCGCGGGGCACAAGGGAATCACCTTCGCGGGCTTCGCCAGCGAGGAGGGCACGTTCCAGTTCGAACCGTTCTTCTGGGGAGCCGGGGCGAACCTGTCGCGGCTGGACTCCCCCGAGGCCGTCGAGGCGCTCTCGTTGTGGAAGGACTGGCTCGACCGCGGACTGGCGCCGAGCTCGGTGATCTCGAACTCCCAGACGACCAGCTGGGACGAGTTCTCGACCGGCGAGGTCGGCTTCAGCGTCAACGGCACCTGGCAGGCGATCAGCGGTACCGAACAAGGGTTCGAGACCGGGTTCACGACCATCCCGGCCAAGGACGGCGGAGTGGCGCCTTCACCGACCGGTGGCGAGTTCATGCTCATGCCGGTCAAGTCGGACACCGCACGCTACGGCGCCTCCAAGAAGATCGTCGAGTGCATGAGCACGCCGGAGGGGCAGGTCGAGACCGCCATCACGCACTCGTACTACATCCCCGCCACCAAGGCCGCGCAGGAAGCCCTGCTCGAGAAGCACCCTGAGCTGAAGGTGTGGGTGGAGGCCGTTCGCTCAGCGCGCGGTCGCACGAGCGAACTCGGAGCGGACTACCCGAAGGTCTCCGAGCAGGTCTGGACCGCGGTCCAGAACGCGTTGAGCGGAGCCATGACGCCCGAGGAAGCCCTCAGGGACGCACAGAAGGCCGCGCAGGACGCCATCGGCACGAACTGA
- a CDS encoding LacI family DNA-binding transcriptional regulator, whose amino-acid sequence MAGKAKAVTLATVAQTAGVSLATASKALNGKTVVSAATRRRVEEAARTLGFVPNHFAKALNSATTGVIGLLTADLANRFVLPILSGVENTLGVESTSIILTDARRDPIRERHQIATLLGRKVDGIIVVGHSDDARPSLAELLPVGATYAFAPSTSTADASYLSDNYEGARLAIDHLVEGGRRSIAVLTGDPTYNAAKERLEGAVRAARRHGLEIVGPANAYGDWSEEWGRYGAESLLQGRDEFDAVFCANDQIARGVVDVLRDYGREVPHDVAVVGFDNWELYSSHSRPPITTIDMNLEEVGRLAALGLAAAIAGEPPSGITRVAPRLVPRASTAGSKQ is encoded by the coding sequence ATGGCTGGTAAGGCGAAAGCGGTCACGCTGGCGACCGTCGCGCAGACCGCGGGCGTGTCCTTGGCTACTGCGTCGAAGGCGTTGAACGGCAAGACCGTGGTGAGCGCAGCGACGCGCCGGCGCGTCGAGGAGGCGGCGCGGACCCTGGGCTTCGTCCCCAACCACTTCGCCAAGGCGCTCAACTCCGCCACCACCGGCGTGATCGGACTCCTGACAGCCGACCTGGCGAACCGGTTCGTGCTGCCGATCCTCTCGGGCGTGGAGAACACGCTCGGAGTCGAGTCGACGTCGATAATCCTCACCGACGCACGGCGGGACCCCATCCGCGAACGGCATCAGATCGCAACGCTGCTCGGACGGAAGGTGGACGGCATCATCGTCGTCGGGCACAGTGATGACGCGCGCCCCTCACTCGCCGAACTGCTGCCTGTGGGAGCCACCTACGCCTTCGCCCCCTCGACCTCCACAGCAGACGCGTCCTACCTCTCGGACAATTACGAGGGAGCGCGACTCGCCATCGACCACCTGGTCGAGGGCGGCCGTCGGTCGATCGCGGTGCTCACCGGTGACCCCACCTACAACGCGGCCAAGGAACGGTTGGAAGGCGCTGTGCGTGCCGCCCGGCGCCACGGGCTCGAGATCGTCGGGCCGGCAAACGCCTACGGCGACTGGAGCGAGGAGTGGGGACGCTACGGAGCGGAATCGCTCCTGCAGGGACGGGACGAGTTCGATGCCGTCTTCTGCGCGAACGACCAGATTGCCCGCGGTGTCGTGGACGTGTTGCGTGACTACGGACGCGAAGTGCCCCACGACGTGGCTGTGGTCGGCTTCGACAACTGGGAGCTCTACAGCTCCCACTCCCGCCCGCCCATCACCACGATCGACATGAACCTCGAAGAGGTGGGCCGCCTCGCAGCCCTGGGGCTCGCCGCCGCGATCGCAGGCGAACCGCCATCGGGAATCACCCGTGTCGCGCCGCGCCTCGTTCCCCGGGCATCGACCGCTGGAAGCAAGCAGTAG
- a CDS encoding GH39 family glycosyl hydrolase: protein MILAGVGALPASSAEPPAVTVDYANGVRDVRHVGQGFLYGLAQDGTGAANAFLNPLKPNIMRGGGARIPGQGWIGDGYVAGTGYGARIRAALDQAKVTTQTYGAEFNLMFNDLWGADTGQPSDSRYPCDDNNCSNWVTFVEQVVSDVEAAGLKVTYEPWNEPDNRPFWPRDMNSSQYFAMWDTAFKTIRRLDPDARIEGPATYVLDEDVIDAFLDHVVDAGTVPDVLDHHNLRNEDPIVVGQMLDRRLADHGLSNVQTSINEYLSRDQLNPGGTAWYLSRLARSGIDLAARGVYPQEYPGQQPCCMADDLGGILTPTPNGLAPSGEYWAYRAFADLSGKFVNATGQGAVEALASYDHAAQRSVVLVGATPGGTSAYTGPVTLNLKRISSAAALASGGAVRVQVKRIPDRTVLVDPVVVSDQIVTVTEGAASVQLAFANSAEALAVYITPANRAATTFVDSSTTSGPNRFSFDSAWKTASGIADLYAGTATTQAEQAPTSMTFTFTGTGVTIHGVQDKDQGISEYSLDGGTKVVKDGYSPMRDSQAVLYSVSGLSNTTHTLKITAPATKNPAGTSTIVAIDAAEVTVPGLGVNLLANPGFEQNLTDWTSTLDTAASYTEGQVGTVAPHSGKLRLTHYSGSPFQAFTSQTVAVPNGTYAATAWVVRGGNHNASYFEVKDYGGTARTVGIPSTSMWRQVVITGITVTDGEVTVGLYDNGNAGNWTSVDDVQLYRTS from the coding sequence GTGATCCTGGCTGGTGTAGGAGCTCTCCCCGCCTCGTCGGCCGAACCTCCAGCGGTCACCGTCGACTACGCGAACGGTGTCCGCGACGTCCGGCACGTCGGACAGGGCTTCCTCTACGGGCTGGCGCAAGACGGCACGGGAGCGGCCAACGCGTTCCTCAACCCGCTGAAGCCCAACATCATGCGCGGAGGAGGCGCCCGCATCCCGGGCCAGGGGTGGATCGGTGACGGTTACGTCGCCGGAACCGGGTACGGCGCGCGCATCCGGGCCGCGTTGGACCAGGCGAAGGTCACCACGCAGACGTACGGCGCCGAGTTCAACCTCATGTTCAACGACCTGTGGGGCGCGGACACCGGCCAGCCGTCGGACAGCCGCTACCCCTGCGACGACAACAACTGCTCCAACTGGGTCACCTTCGTGGAGCAGGTGGTGTCCGACGTCGAGGCGGCGGGCCTGAAGGTGACCTACGAGCCGTGGAACGAGCCGGACAACCGCCCGTTCTGGCCAAGGGACATGAACAGCTCGCAGTACTTCGCGATGTGGGACACGGCCTTCAAGACGATCCGCCGCCTGGACCCCGACGCCCGCATCGAAGGACCGGCGACGTACGTCCTGGACGAGGACGTGATCGACGCGTTCCTCGACCACGTGGTCGACGCCGGCACCGTCCCGGACGTGCTGGACCACCACAACCTGCGGAACGAGGACCCGATCGTCGTCGGCCAGATGCTGGACCGCCGGCTCGCCGACCACGGGCTGTCGAACGTCCAGACCTCGATCAACGAGTACCTGAGCCGGGACCAGCTCAACCCCGGCGGGACGGCCTGGTACCTGTCCCGGCTCGCCCGTTCCGGTATCGACCTGGCCGCCCGCGGTGTCTACCCGCAGGAGTACCCGGGTCAGCAGCCCTGCTGCATGGCTGACGACCTCGGCGGGATCCTGACCCCCACGCCGAACGGGCTCGCGCCCAGCGGTGAGTACTGGGCGTACCGGGCGTTCGCCGACCTGAGCGGGAAGTTCGTGAACGCGACCGGGCAGGGTGCGGTCGAGGCACTCGCGTCCTACGACCACGCGGCTCAGCGCTCCGTCGTCCTCGTGGGCGCGACCCCGGGCGGCACATCGGCCTACACGGGGCCGGTAACATTGAACCTCAAGCGCATCTCGTCGGCGGCGGCCCTCGCGTCCGGCGGCGCGGTCCGTGTCCAGGTCAAGAGGATTCCGGATCGTACGGTCCTCGTGGATCCCGTGGTCGTGTCCGACCAGATCGTCACGGTGACCGAGGGGGCCGCGAGCGTCCAGCTCGCGTTCGCCAACTCCGCCGAGGCCCTGGCGGTCTACATCACACCTGCCAATCGGGCCGCCACCACGTTCGTCGACTCGTCGACGACCTCGGGACCGAACCGCTTCTCGTTCGACTCGGCGTGGAAGACAGCGTCCGGGATCGCCGACCTTTACGCGGGGACGGCGACCACGCAGGCTGAGCAGGCTCCGACGTCCATGACGTTCACGTTCACCGGCACCGGGGTCACCATCCACGGTGTCCAGGACAAAGACCAGGGCATCAGCGAGTACTCGCTCGACGGCGGCACCAAGGTCGTCAAGGACGGCTACAGCCCGATGCGGGATTCGCAGGCGGTGCTGTACTCCGTCTCGGGCCTGTCGAACACCACGCACACGTTGAAGATCACCGCTCCCGCGACGAAGAACCCGGCCGGCACCAGCACGATCGTCGCCATCGACGCGGCCGAGGTCACGGTGCCCGGACTCGGCGTGAACCTCCTGGCGAACCCGGGATTCGAGCAGAACCTCACCGACTGGACCTCGACCCTCGACACCGCCGCGAGCTACACCGAAGGTCAAGTCGGCACGGTGGCGCCGCACAGCGGGAAGCTGCGGCTGACGCACTACTCCGGTAGCCCGTTCCAGGCATTCACCTCCCAAACCGTGGCCGTGCCGAACGGCACGTACGCGGCGACCGCTTGGGTTGTCCGCGGCGGCAACCACAACGCCAGCTACTTCGAGGTCAAGGACTACGGCGGAACTGCGCGAACCGTCGGCATCCCCTCGACGAGCATGTGGCGTCAGGTGGTGATCACCGGGATCACCGTGACCGACGGCGAGGTCACCGTCGGGCTCTACGACAACGGAAACGCCGGCAACTGGACATCCGTCGACGACGTTCAACTGTACCGAACGAGTTAG